Proteins from one Dysgonomonas sp. HDW5A genomic window:
- a CDS encoding transglutaminase domain-containing protein, giving the protein MRKRILSAFALGFALVCSSFGQTHDHFLTDPAYAKQVNKQFLSRKDLATNREQALFGVFNQKLTTQEKEALEFLYAYMPLSDLADYDGDFFLNQVRTAFKAREYFDWGKTIPEDVFRHFVLVYRVNNENLDNAREVFFNELKDRVKGMTMEQAALEVNHWCHEKVNYRATDGRTSAPLALMRTSWGRCGEESTFTTMAMRSVGIPARQCYTPRWAHTDDNHAWVEVWIDGKWNYLGACEPEPELNVGWFSGPAKRAMMVHTNVFGVYDGKEEKNLQTDLYSVINLLSNYTDTRTAKVKIVNKDGKPAEGATVKFNVYNYAEFYPITTYTTKADGKASVITGKGDLFVWATDGTNYGYAQSHPDSPELTIVLDKTAGKTYQEGMVINPPVPQKIKELSPEKIAANAVRLAYEDSLRNAYMKTFINEVDARKFASDNGLDGDNAWKYLEMSQGNWRDIKDFMLQEKNNTYLFPYLASLTAKDLRDTPCEYLVSHLNLGEKSGFEAATPQDMIAGSVFSPRISIELIRPWRAFLQERIDAQYPTQERATVEQIINFINSKVTLDEVANYYKCPISPQGSVELGRADKESRNSLFVAICRSEGIAARIEPATSRPQYYANGGWINVNLNDESETQYPKGTIIFNNSASNIVKPAYSTHYTIAKFIDGDFVTLDFEGDAALKTLPGQVTVDAGYYRLIVGSRANDGSVTVETKYFTLNEGETKPLDIILPKTEGRIQIQGIVDMNSRITLANGTDTSLKDIANGKGIIICFADPDKEPTKHVLQDIPNQQAELNEWGGGVLFLVPDDKVSTAFDASVFKNLPNQSVWGRDNNRNLLNAATDALQIEFSNNFPLTIYLSDIGGILYSSEGYQIGIPENILKTIRAEAATKNP; this is encoded by the coding sequence ATGAGAAAAAGAATTTTAAGTGCATTTGCATTGGGTTTTGCATTGGTATGCTCGTCTTTTGGTCAGACACACGACCATTTTCTGACCGACCCTGCATACGCCAAGCAAGTAAACAAACAGTTTTTATCAAGAAAAGACCTTGCTACGAATCGTGAACAGGCACTATTCGGAGTATTTAATCAAAAGCTTACAACTCAAGAAAAAGAAGCTCTGGAGTTTTTATATGCCTATATGCCACTTTCGGACTTAGCCGATTATGATGGCGATTTTTTCCTGAATCAAGTACGCACTGCTTTTAAAGCCCGTGAATATTTCGACTGGGGTAAAACAATACCCGAAGATGTATTCCGTCATTTTGTATTGGTATATCGTGTAAATAATGAGAATCTGGACAATGCTCGTGAAGTATTTTTCAATGAACTGAAAGATCGGGTAAAAGGTATGACTATGGAACAGGCTGCCTTGGAAGTAAACCACTGGTGCCACGAGAAAGTAAATTACCGTGCTACAGACGGACGTACTTCTGCCCCACTCGCCCTGATGCGTACTTCATGGGGACGTTGCGGCGAAGAGTCGACTTTCACCACTATGGCAATGCGTTCGGTAGGTATTCCCGCCCGTCAATGCTATACTCCACGCTGGGCACATACCGACGATAATCATGCTTGGGTAGAAGTATGGATTGATGGAAAGTGGAACTATCTGGGAGCTTGCGAACCTGAACCTGAACTGAATGTCGGATGGTTTAGCGGACCTGCTAAAAGAGCCATGATGGTACATACCAATGTCTTTGGAGTATATGATGGAAAAGAAGAAAAAAACCTTCAGACTGACCTGTATTCAGTTATTAATCTTTTGTCAAACTACACAGATACACGTACGGCAAAAGTAAAAATAGTAAACAAAGACGGTAAGCCCGCTGAAGGGGCAACTGTAAAGTTCAATGTATATAACTATGCTGAATTTTATCCTATCACTACGTATACAACAAAAGCCGATGGAAAGGCATCGGTAATTACCGGAAAAGGAGACTTGTTTGTATGGGCAACCGATGGTACTAATTATGGTTATGCACAATCGCACCCCGATAGCCCCGAACTAACTATTGTATTGGATAAAACAGCCGGAAAAACATATCAGGAAGGAATGGTAATAAATCCTCCTGTTCCTCAAAAGATAAAAGAACTCTCTCCCGAGAAAATCGCAGCCAATGCAGTTCGCCTTGCTTATGAAGATTCATTGCGAAATGCGTACATGAAAACCTTTATAAACGAAGTTGACGCTCGAAAATTTGCTTCCGATAATGGCCTAGATGGTGATAATGCATGGAAATATCTCGAAATGTCGCAAGGAAACTGGCGTGACATAAAAGATTTCATGCTACAAGAAAAAAACAATACGTATCTGTTTCCTTATCTGGCTTCACTTACAGCTAAAGATTTACGAGATACTCCATGCGAATATCTTGTGAGCCATTTAAATTTAGGCGAAAAATCGGGCTTTGAAGCTGCTACACCTCAGGACATGATAGCAGGTTCTGTATTTTCTCCACGCATATCTATAGAACTGATAAGACCTTGGAGAGCATTTCTACAAGAGCGTATAGATGCTCAATATCCTACACAGGAAAGAGCTACGGTGGAACAAATCATCAATTTTATCAATAGTAAAGTAACACTCGATGAAGTTGCAAACTATTATAAATGCCCCATTTCGCCACAAGGATCTGTAGAGTTAGGACGTGCAGACAAAGAGTCTCGCAACAGTTTATTTGTCGCTATATGCCGTTCGGAAGGTATTGCAGCCCGTATAGAGCCGGCAACCTCACGCCCTCAGTATTATGCGAATGGCGGATGGATCAATGTAAATCTGAATGACGAATCGGAGACTCAATATCCTAAAGGTACTATCATATTCAATAATTCGGCTTCTAACATCGTTAAACCCGCTTACTCTACGCATTACACGATTGCGAAATTTATAGACGGAGACTTTGTTACGCTTGATTTTGAAGGTGATGCAGCCCTAAAAACTCTTCCCGGACAAGTAACAGTTGATGCGGGATACTACCGCTTGATCGTAGGCAGCCGTGCCAATGATGGTTCGGTAACCGTAGAAACAAAATACTTCACACTGAATGAAGGTGAAACAAAACCTTTAGACATCATTCTTCCAAAAACCGAAGGTCGTATTCAGATACAAGGTATTGTTGATATGAACAGCCGAATAACCCTTGCCAATGGAACCGATACATCGCTGAAAGATATTGCCAACGGAAAAGGTATTATCATCTGTTTTGCAGATCCCGATAAAGAGCCTACCAAACACGTGCTTCAGGATATTCCTAACCAACAGGCTGAATTGAACGAATGGGGAGGCGGTGTCCTGTTTTTAGTACCCGATGACAAAGTCAGTACAGCATTTGACGCATCGGTATTTAAAAACCTCCCTAACCAATCGGTATGGGGTAGAGACAACAATCGTAATTTGTTAAATGCAGCAACAGATGCTTTGCAAATCGAATTCTCAAATAACTTTCCTTTAACAATTTATCTGTCCGATATAGGAGGTATATTGTATTCATCGGAAGGGTACCAAATAGGTATCCCCGAGAATATATTAAAGACAATTAGAGCCGAGGCGGCAACTAAAAATCCATAA
- a CDS encoding bacteriophage CI repressor produces MTFGERLNSLIVALGAKNITSFEDHVEVSRKTLSKVIKEGTDTGCKNVYKIWVKFPNVNLHWLLTGSGDMFIDMSDSAKPYPQDAATHSLVAEDVVEKLKDEYIIDLKDHIQSLKLEIEGHKNMIEMIKRGEVIFPVINRED; encoded by the coding sequence ATGACGTTTGGAGAAAGGCTAAATTCTTTGATAGTTGCTTTAGGAGCTAAGAATATCACATCTTTTGAGGATCATGTTGAAGTCTCAAGAAAGACTTTGTCTAAGGTAATTAAGGAAGGAACTGATACTGGATGTAAAAATGTTTACAAAATATGGGTAAAATTTCCCAATGTCAATTTGCATTGGCTACTAACCGGTAGTGGAGATATGTTTATTGATATGTCTGATTCTGCTAAACCTTATCCTCAAGATGCTGCTACCCATTCCTTGGTAGCGGAAGATGTTGTTGAAAAATTAAAAGATGAGTATATAATAGATTTGAAAGATCATATCCAATCTCTTAAGTTAGAAATTGAAGGGCATAAGAATATGATCGAGATGATCAAAAGAGGAGAAGTTATTTTTCCGGTTATAAATAGAGAAGATTAA
- a CDS encoding tyrosine-protein phosphatase gives MIKDITSFFILSSLLITTGCTKHPDIYFYCDRDKDGGNYVLKWEVSPTNPEDKIKIYMSDNDSVFLEPPTAETMVSDYVARIPVQDSISRKFFRLKVNKTFSGIISNHVFKMDNMQNLRDLGGYFTKEEKQVKWARVFRSGDLSEITSRDYKIIESLGIKTIIDFRDVDEYENFPDLYTAPNMVHLPIASGNRAYIRDKILDGTFYRGDAILFTQDMYRSMVENYSDEFARFFDILCDPNNYPILYHGYLGKDRTGLASYFLLRALGISNEANEDDYLLSNLYISEQMVMGEARYLPEQMQEAATVVCKADRSYLRYAISCMENKSGSVDKYMEKELKLTEDKKEKLRKILLYK, from the coding sequence ATGATTAAAGACATCACCTCATTTTTTATACTTAGCTCGCTGCTAATTACAACAGGATGTACCAAACATCCTGATATTTATTTCTATTGCGATAGGGATAAAGACGGGGGAAACTATGTCTTAAAATGGGAGGTATCGCCAACCAATCCGGAGGATAAAATCAAGATATATATGTCTGATAATGACTCCGTGTTTTTGGAGCCACCCACTGCTGAAACAATGGTCAGCGATTATGTGGCACGTATACCGGTACAAGACTCAATATCCAGAAAATTCTTTCGCCTGAAAGTCAATAAAACATTCTCGGGAATTATCTCCAATCACGTTTTCAAAATGGATAACATGCAAAATCTGCGTGATCTGGGTGGATATTTTACCAAAGAAGAAAAACAGGTAAAATGGGCAAGGGTATTTCGTTCGGGAGATCTGTCCGAAATTACAAGCCGGGACTACAAAATAATTGAATCTCTGGGTATAAAAACAATTATAGATTTCAGGGATGTAGATGAATACGAAAATTTCCCCGATCTGTATACTGCCCCTAATATGGTTCACCTTCCCATAGCATCAGGCAACAGGGCATATATAAGGGATAAAATTTTGGATGGAACTTTTTACAGAGGCGATGCCATTTTGTTTACACAAGATATGTATCGGTCTATGGTCGAAAATTATTCAGACGAATTTGCACGTTTCTTTGATATCCTTTGCGATCCCAATAACTATCCGATTCTTTACCACGGATATTTGGGTAAAGACCGCACCGGTCTTGCCAGCTACTTTCTGCTAAGGGCTTTAGGGATATCCAATGAGGCTAATGAAGACGATTACCTGCTCTCAAACCTATATATCAGCGAACAAATGGTAATGGGTGAAGCGCGCTATTTACCGGAACAGATGCAAGAGGCTGCTACAGTAGTTTGCAAAGCTGACAGATCTTATCTGAGATATGCTATATCGTGTATGGAAAATAAGAGTGGATCTGTAGATAAATATATGGAGAAGGAATTGAAGCTGACCGAGGATAAAAAGGAAAAATTAAGAAAAATACTACTCTATAAATAA
- a CDS encoding FKBP-type peptidyl-prolyl cis-trans isomerase: MKKIFLSALLLASISTSVVYAKKNKKDAAPQANPVSIQTANDSILYAYGVSLAEQGLEQYLMQLKVIADTTEVSSEYNNLIAGATNPKEKTRLENELKSKLDSINISNAQNIEMLLKGISERLQTSDQNFAYGKGLEVGDQLNRMTVEFSKQVLGNDESAELNKEAILLGLTNAIKKQPLLIPNSNEMVQARINALQEKEQEAKKAASAEVIAKGDRFMAENATKDGVVTLPSGLQYKVITQGTGAIPTAGDRVKVNYHGTLIDGTVFDSSVDRGEPITFGVTQVIPGWTEALQMMPVGSKWILYVPYSLAYGDRDGGPIPAYSNLIFEVELLDIEK, encoded by the coding sequence ATGAAAAAGATCTTTCTATCAGCTCTACTACTAGCATCTATAAGCACTTCGGTGGTATATGCGAAAAAAAACAAAAAAGATGCAGCTCCACAAGCTAATCCTGTTTCGATACAAACTGCAAACGATTCTATCTTATATGCATATGGTGTAAGCCTTGCGGAACAAGGACTCGAACAGTATCTCATGCAATTAAAAGTAATAGCTGATACAACAGAAGTAAGTTCGGAATACAACAACCTAATAGCAGGTGCTACTAATCCGAAAGAAAAAACAAGACTGGAAAATGAGTTGAAATCGAAGCTCGACTCAATCAACATAAGTAATGCTCAAAATATAGAGATGTTACTAAAAGGTATAAGCGAACGCCTACAGACATCCGACCAAAATTTTGCTTACGGTAAAGGCTTGGAAGTTGGTGACCAACTGAACAGAATGACAGTTGAATTTTCGAAACAAGTGCTTGGAAACGACGAATCGGCAGAGCTTAATAAAGAAGCTATCCTTTTAGGACTGACCAATGCGATCAAAAAGCAACCTCTGCTTATTCCCAACAGCAACGAAATGGTTCAAGCCCGCATAAATGCTTTACAGGAAAAAGAACAGGAAGCAAAGAAAGCAGCCAGTGCCGAAGTGATTGCAAAAGGAGATAGATTCATGGCTGAAAATGCGACCAAAGATGGTGTTGTAACACTCCCAAGCGGACTTCAGTACAAAGTTATTACACAAGGAACAGGAGCTATTCCCACAGCCGGAGACCGTGTTAAAGTAAATTATCACGGAACCTTAATAGACGGTACTGTATTTGACAGTAGTGTAGATCGCGGCGAACCAATTACATTTGGTGTTACGCAAGTAATTCCGGGATGGACAGAAGCTCTGCAAATGATGCCCGTAGGATCAAAATGGATTCTGTATGTTCCTTATAGTCTTGCTTACGGCGACAGAGACGGCGGACCTATTCCTGCATATTCGAACCTCATATTCGAAGTAGAGCTGCTTGATATCGAGAAGTAA
- a CDS encoding DEAD/DEAH box helicase, with protein sequence MKTFEELGVAPEIRRAIEEMGYESPMPVQEEVIPYLLDEVRDVIALAQTGTGKTAAFGLPLLQKVDVKKNVPQALILAPTRELCLQIAGDLADYSKYIDNLRVLPVYGGSSIDSQIKTLRRGVQVIVATPGRLIDLINRRTVDLENIKYVVLDEADEMLNMGFTESIDEILSKVPDTRSMLLFSATMPNEIAKITKKYMREPKDITIGRKNEGSSNVKHVYYMVHAKDKYLALKRIADYNPSIYGIVFCRTRRETQEIADKLIQDGYSADSLHGDLSQSQRDYVMQKFRMHNIQLLIATDVAARGLDVDSLTHVINYGLPDDIESYNHRSGRTGRAGKTGISIAIAHVKEKGKIREIEKIMNKKFEAATVPSGDEICEKQLLSFADKIEKVKVNEEEIARLLPSIYRRLEWLEKEDIIKRVVSMEFNRLIDYYREADEIEAPSDRYNSRDDRGMPSRNSRRGEDRFESRGNGGSRSAEKGYARLFINLGRTDNANPATLMGLINDFVPGKVRIGRIDLLPNFSFFEVPEGDAQRVISGLKGQEQNGRRISVEEAQGGAPAERREGASRRPSSYGGGGDRAPKRREGGSSSFGGGDKKEHRKGGRKPKFS encoded by the coding sequence ATGAAGACATTTGAAGAATTAGGTGTTGCTCCGGAAATCCGTAGAGCGATCGAAGAAATGGGTTATGAAAGTCCAATGCCCGTACAAGAGGAAGTGATTCCTTATTTATTGGACGAGGTTAGAGATGTTATAGCATTAGCACAGACAGGAACAGGTAAAACAGCAGCTTTCGGGCTTCCTCTTCTACAAAAAGTAGATGTAAAGAAAAATGTACCACAAGCATTAATTTTAGCTCCTACACGCGAACTATGTTTGCAGATAGCAGGTGATCTGGCAGATTATTCTAAATATATTGACAACTTGAGAGTGCTTCCTGTATATGGAGGTTCAAGTATTGACAGCCAAATTAAAACATTGAGACGTGGTGTACAAGTAATTGTGGCTACTCCCGGTCGTCTGATCGACTTGATCAACAGAAGAACAGTTGATCTTGAAAACATCAAATACGTAGTATTGGATGAGGCTGACGAAATGTTGAATATGGGATTCACTGAGAGTATCGATGAGATTCTTTCCAAAGTGCCCGATACTCGTTCTATGTTGCTTTTCTCGGCTACTATGCCTAACGAAATTGCAAAAATTACGAAAAAATACATGCGTGAACCCAAAGATATTACCATTGGTCGTAAAAATGAAGGTTCGAGCAATGTAAAGCATGTGTATTACATGGTGCACGCTAAAGATAAATATCTGGCGTTGAAACGTATCGCTGACTACAATCCAAGTATATATGGTATCGTTTTCTGTCGTACCCGTCGCGAGACTCAGGAGATTGCAGACAAACTGATACAAGACGGTTATAGTGCAGATTCATTACACGGAGATCTATCTCAATCACAACGTGATTATGTAATGCAAAAATTCCGCATGCACAATATCCAATTATTGATTGCAACAGACGTTGCTGCTCGTGGTTTGGATGTGGATAGCTTGACTCACGTAATCAATTACGGTTTACCTGACGATATCGAATCGTATAACCACCGTAGTGGTCGTACAGGTCGTGCCGGAAAAACAGGTATCTCGATTGCGATTGCACACGTGAAAGAAAAAGGTAAAATCCGTGAGATCGAAAAAATAATGAACAAAAAGTTTGAAGCAGCTACAGTTCCTTCGGGAGATGAGATTTGCGAAAAACAATTGTTAAGCTTTGCAGACAAAATAGAAAAAGTAAAAGTAAACGAGGAAGAAATTGCCCGTCTTTTACCTTCGATATACCGTCGTTTGGAATGGCTTGAAAAAGAAGATATCATCAAACGTGTTGTTTCAATGGAATTTAATCGTTTGATCGATTATTACCGCGAAGCAGACGAAATAGAAGCTCCATCTGACAGATATAACAGTCGTGATGACAGAGGTATGCCATCTCGTAACAGCAGAAGAGGCGAAGACCGCTTCGAATCAAGAGGTAACGGAGGTTCTCGTTCAGCAGAAAAAGGATATGCCCGTTTATTCATCAATTTAGGACGTACAGATAATGCAAATCCTGCTACATTGATGGGCTTGATTAACGATTTCGTTCCGGGAAAAGTGAGAATCGGTCGTATTGATTTACTTCCTAACTTCTCATTCTTTGAAGTACCCGAAGGTGATGCTCAACGTGTAATCAGCGGACTGAAAGGTCAAGAGCAAAACGGACGCCGTATTTCAGTAGAAGAAGCTCAAGGCGGTGCTCCTGCAGAACGTCGTGAAGGTGCCAGCAGAAGACCATCTTCTTACGGAGGTGGTGGCGACAGAGCTCCTAAAAGACGCGAAGGAGGCAGTTCTTCTTTTGGTGGTGGAGACAAAAAAGAACACCGTAAAGGTGGTCGCAAACCAAAGTTTTCGTAA
- a CDS encoding N-acetyltransferase, which yields MNTDFINLTAENLATEHLCCIIRSKKPHPGVEAKRQWLSDRLSEGHVFRKLNEKATVFIEYAPLETAWVPIIGDNYLYVYCLWVLGDHKGKGYAKSLMEYCLADAKEKGKSGICMLGSKKQKSWLSDQSFAKKYGFEVVDSTDYGYELLALSFDGTTPKFTPNAKNPKIVGKELTIYYDMQCPFVYQNMEMIKQYCDANDVRASLIQVDTLQKAKELPCVFNNYGVFYKGNFETVNLLDVAYLERILKK from the coding sequence ATGAATACTGATTTTATAAACTTAACAGCCGAAAATCTTGCCACTGAGCATTTATGCTGCATTATCCGCAGCAAAAAGCCCCATCCCGGTGTTGAAGCAAAGCGACAATGGCTTTCTGACCGACTCAGTGAAGGTCATGTCTTTAGAAAGTTAAATGAAAAAGCTACTGTTTTTATTGAATATGCTCCTCTTGAAACAGCTTGGGTTCCGATAATCGGTGACAACTATTTGTATGTGTATTGCTTATGGGTTTTAGGTGATCACAAAGGAAAGGGGTATGCGAAATCGCTGATGGAGTATTGTTTGGCTGATGCCAAAGAAAAAGGTAAATCGGGCATTTGTATGCTTGGATCAAAAAAACAAAAATCATGGCTCTCCGACCAATCATTTGCGAAGAAGTACGGTTTTGAAGTTGTGGATAGTACTGATTATGGCTACGAATTACTTGCCCTTTCTTTTGATGGAACAACGCCAAAGTTCACGCCAAATGCAAAGAACCCAAAAATTGTAGGCAAAGAGTTGACAATTTATTATGATATGCAATGCCCTTTTGTCTATCAAAATATGGAGATGATCAAACAGTATTGTGACGCGAATGACGTTCGTGCATCTTTAATTCAAGTGGATACACTACAAAAAGCAAAGGAATTACCTTGTGTTTTCAACAACTATGGAGTATTTTATAAAGGGAATTTTGAGACCGTGAATTTGTTGGATGTTGCCTACTTAGAAAGGATACTCAAAAAGTGA
- a CDS encoding bifunctional transcriptional activator/DNA repair enzyme AdaA: protein MKDDTIYYKALVEKDKSFEGIFIVGVKTTGIFCRPTCTARKPKQENVEFFATTKDAILKGYRPCKVCHPMENLGDTPEYINKVIELLDKNPSIKLKDYDLRQMGIEPSTIRRWFQKNHQITFHAYQRLHKLNTAFKKFQTGTSVTDTAFDSGYESLSGFNDSFKKVFGVSPSKSKAQNIVDLMRLETPLGTMVACATDKGICLLEFTDRKMLETELKHLAKSLNATIVQGHNKHFDLLKEELGKYFEGSLTEFTVALDTVGTDFQKKVWEMLLKIPYGTTVSYQQQAHAINNPAAVRAVANANGMNKISIIIPCHRVIGTDGSLTGYGGGLWRKKRLLDLEKKKLLQ from the coding sequence ATGAAAGACGATACTATATATTACAAGGCTTTGGTAGAGAAAGATAAATCTTTCGAAGGAATATTCATTGTCGGAGTAAAGACCACAGGGATATTCTGCCGCCCTACCTGTACAGCCCGTAAACCCAAGCAGGAGAATGTAGAATTTTTTGCAACCACCAAAGATGCCATACTGAAAGGGTATCGCCCATGTAAGGTTTGCCATCCGATGGAGAATCTCGGCGATACACCCGAATACATTAATAAGGTGATAGAATTATTGGATAAAAACCCATCCATCAAACTAAAGGATTATGATCTGAGACAAATGGGAATCGAACCGAGTACCATTCGCCGATGGTTCCAGAAGAATCACCAGATTACTTTTCACGCTTATCAAAGATTGCATAAGTTAAATACTGCATTTAAGAAATTTCAAACGGGCACAAGTGTTACTGACACAGCGTTTGACTCAGGCTATGAGTCCTTGAGTGGTTTTAACGATTCATTCAAGAAAGTCTTCGGGGTTTCCCCCTCAAAAAGCAAGGCTCAAAACATTGTAGACCTTATGCGACTCGAAACTCCTTTAGGTACTATGGTTGCCTGTGCTACCGACAAGGGTATTTGCCTTCTGGAATTTACCGATCGCAAAATGCTGGAAACCGAACTTAAACATTTAGCGAAATCTTTAAATGCAACCATAGTACAAGGACACAACAAGCATTTCGATTTACTTAAAGAAGAACTCGGAAAATACTTCGAAGGGAGTCTTACTGAATTTACCGTCGCCCTTGATACAGTGGGTACTGATTTTCAGAAAAAAGTATGGGAAATGCTTTTAAAGATACCTTACGGGACAACAGTATCCTACCAACAGCAGGCACATGCCATCAATAATCCGGCAGCGGTAAGAGCCGTTGCCAATGCAAACGGAATGAATAAAATCTCCATTATTATTCCTTGCCACAGAGTTATCGGAACAGATGGCTCTCTTACGGGATATGGTGGTGGTTTATGGCGTAAAAAACGACTATTGGATTTAGAGAAAAAGAAGTTACTACAATAA
- a CDS encoding glycosyltransferase family 39 protein produces MNYYGGDSAVFILMGKMFNAGKIPYVEFFDHKGPNLIFIEAIGLKLVNNERLSIFILQVINLFITQILIYKIAKTYLPHFISIGIVMLTLLAFSFTIQGGNSTEEWSLPYLYLCLLITIRFQNYSARKQKVCFVIIGMSAAILFWMRLNNMGIICACLIFIMIIALQNKNWKLFSNLIVWSTIGFLIVSIPIIIYFIHIGAFSEMIYASFIFNFKYIRYNIENDSFMIKDLFKRWLSLFLFMIGAILYHKRYRDYKMLILCICLLLIGFITTHIGPKYFHYMTLNLPLYSLGIIQILSLSKVRLLKQNYNIVIFVTSLLLLFGYTIYKKNLDQYIKDQDETLFIQNSLDIAENIPYNQRSLVFAYNVRPQFWLIMEELPNYKYFTTQEWHGEHDKNILKEINSLIQTHNIQWIVLPNLEFYDKSYNPEFYNILSKDYNESYRNDDLILMRRITSN; encoded by the coding sequence ATGAATTATTACGGAGGGGACAGTGCCGTGTTTATCTTAATGGGGAAGATGTTTAATGCAGGAAAAATTCCATATGTTGAATTTTTTGATCATAAAGGACCTAATTTGATTTTTATTGAAGCAATAGGATTAAAACTAGTCAATAACGAACGATTAAGTATCTTTATATTGCAAGTTATAAATCTGTTTATTACACAAATCCTCATTTATAAGATTGCTAAGACTTATTTACCGCACTTTATAAGCATAGGTATTGTGATGTTGACTTTATTAGCTTTTTCATTTACAATACAAGGAGGAAATTCTACCGAAGAGTGGAGTTTGCCTTATTTGTATCTCTGTTTATTGATAACTATCCGTTTTCAGAATTACTCCGCTAGAAAACAAAAAGTATGCTTTGTGATTATAGGAATGAGTGCCGCCATATTATTCTGGATGCGGTTAAATAATATGGGGATTATTTGTGCTTGTCTTATATTTATAATGATTATAGCCTTACAAAATAAAAACTGGAAACTATTTAGTAATCTTATAGTTTGGTCTACAATAGGATTTTTAATCGTATCAATACCTATAATTATCTATTTCATTCACATAGGGGCATTTTCAGAGATGATTTACGCTAGTTTTATATTTAATTTCAAATATATTCGGTACAACATTGAAAACGACTCTTTTATGATAAAAGATCTTTTTAAAAGATGGCTTAGTTTATTCCTATTTATGATAGGAGCTATTTTATATCACAAAAGATACAGAGACTACAAAATGTTAATATTATGCATTTGCTTATTATTGATTGGCTTCATCACCACTCATATTGGACCAAAATATTTTCATTATATGACTTTAAATCTACCTTTGTATTCATTAGGTATTATACAAATTTTATCTCTATCAAAGGTTCGTTTATTAAAACAAAATTATAATATTGTTATTTTCGTAACAAGTCTACTTCTGTTATTTGGGTATACAATATATAAAAAAAATCTAGATCAATACATTAAAGACCAAGATGAAACTCTATTCATTCAAAACTCACTTGATATTGCTGAGAATATTCCTTACAACCAAAGATCATTGGTTTTTGCATACAATGTACGCCCACAGTTCTGGTTAATAATGGAAGAACTTCCTAACTACAAATATTTTACAACACAAGAATGGCATGGAGAGCATGACAAAAATATTTTAAAAGAAATAAACAGCTTAATTCAAACACATAATATTCAATGGATTGTATTGCCCAATCTTGAGTTTTATGATAAATCTTACAATCCTGAGTTTTACAATATCCTTTCTAAAGATTATAATGAAAGTTACCGAAATGATGATTTAATTCTCATGCGACGAATAACCTCCAATTGA